Genomic segment of Sander lucioperca isolate FBNREF2018 chromosome 20, SLUC_FBN_1.2, whole genome shotgun sequence:
GTATCCACATTTGTGTGCTCTTGTAACACTTTTTCATCCACAGTTGACTTATATTGTACACGGTGCCTTTGTGTATGCATGCGCTTTGTTTCCTACTGTATCCGCTGTATAGAGAGCCgaagtcacgcccttctacttccggtccatgggacctatctttcgaaaaaatatgaacgggagtcaatggagagataattatttttttggtcCGGTTTAAATTGAGCCATgtattacaaatatgatgttcatcaatttaaaagataatttttcaaccgaagaagttagccgtaggtttgtcatgtgaccacttagttttgtgtgaaaccgctcagtgaactacatctctcgtctgacacaatttacgtcacctagcttgatgctcaacttgctcgctagcttagctctgttccacaacacatgtaacgttatcttaactgatgtgttttatccagtgaagtgttttcagcagataagcAAAAGAACAGGCAAGATCCTCTGCTCATTTGAGCAACATTACAGCGAGACGTCATCCATGCAACTttgaagtgtgtagtctttctaattacgtattttcttatacttcaacagtttaacaataaactgagactttcttgacgtgcgaaattatcttttaaactgaagaacatcatgtgtaattcatggctcaattcaaacgggatcaaaaaataatttttcttTCCCCAttcactaccgttcatattttttccgaGGTTAAGGTCCCATGGCGGTCCACCGGAAGGAGAGGGACTTGGCCTCTCTATATGAGTACTGAGGACCATAGAGCTCCCACAGAAACAGCCCTCCTGTTTTGTGTTGCGGCTGCAGCTCGCCGCCTCTGAGGATGACCTACAGGAGGCGCTCTCCACCGTCTCCCTGGCAACACGACTCCAGCAGGACATCTCCACCCTCCACGCTGCCGTCATGGTGATGCAGGCCGACGAGAACTCCGCCTCCCGTGACCTGCAGACGGTCAACGCCCACTTCCTCAACGTGACGGAGACGTGGCAGGAGCGTCTGGCCGCCATCACCTCTGACCTGGCTGTCCTCAAGGCCGAGTCACGGGAAGCTCACGGCGGAGCCACAGAGCGGGTTAACGAGGCCGAGCGGAGGGCCCAGTCACTGGCGGAGAAGTTGGAGGAGCTTGAGGACAGCACAAAAAGGAATGCCCGAGCTCTGGAGCGCACGGAGGGAGACGACACCAAGCAAATACAGGATCACCTGGACTGGAACACCAAGCAGATCCACAAACTGGAGGAGCAGATCAGCAGCCTGACCAAGAGGGAGGCCGAGCTCAGCTCCCAGCTCCAGGAGCACATTCCCCGGGCACAGGAGTGTGAAGAGCACCTGCCTCAGGTGGAGGAGGCGGTGCGTGCCATCCTGAGGCTGGCGGGTGATCTGAGTGGGGCAGAAAAACGCCTGGAAGAGGTGACGTTACAGGTGTTTGGGACTGAGGACAGCATGCTGAAAGCACTTAATGAAATCATTCAGATCAGACAGGAGCTGGACACTCTGCAGGctcaaaacagcatcctgaaGATGAAGAATGAGTTGTCCGTGGTTAAAGAGGCTGTCCGTGAACTCACCATGGTGCTAAGGGAAACTACAGCCGACAGCCAAAAGGATTCTGACACTTTGGAGGAAGAAGGATGgaaatatgatgatgatgatgatgaagaggtggaggaggaggaggaggagtgggaaAAAGATGAGACAACTCAACTTCTACATGATGACCTCACTGAATGATGTCATTGTATTGAGTCACCTAGGGAAAAGGAGTGGCCCTGTTTTACTCTTTGCTGTAAAATGGCGATCAAAGTTCAGTATTAATGTCTTTCAAAATGTGTACCTGCGCAGACAATTGGTGACTATCATTGCATAAAAGTTCCCTGATTTCAACACAAACTCTGGTATACATGCACTGTATCACTAAATTAaaatcaagattttttttttaaattttaatattattttaatgTGGAAGTGACACATTTAGGTTTCTTTAGTGATTGTATACTACATGCCCCATTACTGGGATATAGTTGTACAGCAATATCTAAGTCTTTCCTGATATAACTCCATTAGATCCGAAAcgattagtcgattagtcaatTATGCAATTTCATGACATCGCCTTGTACGTTAAGAAAATATCATGGGCATTTTTCACAGTTACTGACATTCTTGTAGACTAAATGAATAATTGatgaatcaagaaaataattgtgagttgcagccctaaa
This window contains:
- the LOC116059971 gene encoding inhibitor of nuclear factor kappa-B kinase-interacting protein isoform X1 — its product is MPTELKQRKKSQKHSDEVSGTSAANGKDEELKVKTEAGNNAGANKTSSSLDIRSIMCLLSLAACGALSWVVLQQNERFSEIEEKYKSLHGKTSSLFDMEEEVLKVSKKLAASEDDLQEALSTVSLATRLQQDISTLHAAVMVMQADENSASRDLQTVNAHFLNVTETWQERLAAITSDLAVLKAESREAHGGATERVNEAERRAQSLAEKLEELEDSTKRNARALERTEGDDTKQIQDHLDWNTKQIHKLEEQISSLTKREAELSSQLQEHIPRAQECEEHLPQVEEAVRAILRLAGDLSGAEKRLEEVTLQVFGTEDSMLKALNEIIQIRQELDTLQAQNSILKMKNELSVVKEAVRELTMVLRETTADSQKDSDTLEEEGWKYDDDDDEEVEEEEEEWEKDETTQLLHDDLTE